In Streptomyces sp. NBC_00433, a single genomic region encodes these proteins:
- a CDS encoding ABC transporter permease codes for MIEYVRLEVRRTLRDTGFVVVGVATPLMMYLLFTNLGTGDSSQDKMDYARFSMIGMAAYGALGAALAVGPGVAEDKARGWLRQLRVTPLSPLQVVLGRALTAGVTVLPAIVTVFTAGALVNGVRLAVWQWAAAAALMWLGTIPFTLLGLGNGYGLTAQTTGVVSMVSMMGLSVIGGLWIPVEVFPHWLAAVSRWTPTNRFGDLGWSVLDHHAPSPGTVGVLGLWLAVFAGYAVFSYRRSARTA; via the coding sequence ATGATCGAGTACGTACGCCTTGAGGTCCGCCGCACCCTGCGGGACACCGGCTTCGTGGTCGTCGGGGTGGCCACCCCGCTGATGATGTACCTGCTGTTCACCAACCTCGGCACGGGCGACAGCAGCCAGGACAAGATGGACTACGCCCGCTTCTCGATGATCGGCATGGCCGCTTACGGGGCGCTGGGCGCGGCTCTCGCCGTGGGGCCGGGCGTCGCGGAGGACAAGGCGCGCGGCTGGCTGCGGCAGCTGCGGGTCACCCCGCTGAGCCCGCTTCAGGTGGTGCTCGGGCGGGCGCTGACCGCCGGCGTGACCGTGCTGCCGGCGATCGTGACCGTCTTCACCGCGGGCGCCCTGGTGAACGGCGTGCGCCTCGCGGTGTGGCAGTGGGCGGCCGCGGCCGCGCTGATGTGGCTGGGCACGATCCCCTTCACGCTGCTGGGCCTGGGCAACGGCTACGGCCTCACCGCCCAGACCACCGGTGTCGTGAGCATGGTCAGCATGATGGGGCTCTCCGTGATCGGCGGGCTGTGGATCCCGGTCGAGGTCTTCCCGCACTGGCTGGCCGCGGTGTCCCGCTGGACACCGACCAACCGCTTCGGCGACCTGGGCTGGAGCGTGCTCGACCACCACGCCCCGAGCCCGGGAACGGTCGGTGTGCTGGGCCTTTGGCTGGCCGTTTTCGCCGGTTACGCTGTGTTCTCCTACCGGCGGAGCGCACGGACGGCGTAA
- a CDS encoding ABC transporter ATP-binding protein, which translates to MDMTGAAEFRAVRKRFGSVEALAGLDLRLAAGETVALLGRNGAGKSTTIALLLGLDRPDAGEVRVFGGAPQEAVRAGRVGAMLQVGQPIPRTTVKELVGFVASTYPRPLSTAEALDLAGIADLAARRVDRLSGGQAQRLRFALAVAGGPELLVLDEPTAALDVEARRAFWRSMRGYAARGNTVLFSTHYLEEADGNADRVVVIDQGRTVADGTGEAIKRQVGATLVSFDLAGGGTEGLRGLPGVLAVEVRADRAVLRSADSDATVMALARADRVHGLAVTPASLEEAFLTLTAHADADEKTTPYEEAVR; encoded by the coding sequence ATGGACATGACGGGGGCGGCCGAATTCAGGGCCGTACGGAAGAGATTCGGCAGCGTCGAGGCGCTGGCAGGGCTCGACCTCAGGCTCGCCGCAGGCGAGACCGTGGCGCTGCTGGGGCGCAATGGCGCCGGGAAGTCGACGACCATCGCGTTGCTGCTCGGGCTGGACCGGCCGGACGCCGGTGAGGTGCGGGTGTTCGGCGGGGCGCCGCAGGAGGCCGTGCGGGCGGGGCGGGTGGGGGCGATGCTGCAGGTCGGGCAGCCCATTCCGCGGACCACGGTCAAGGAGCTGGTCGGCTTCGTGGCGTCCACGTACCCGCGTCCGCTGTCGACGGCCGAGGCACTCGACCTGGCCGGGATCGCCGATCTCGCGGCGCGGCGGGTGGACAGGCTGTCCGGCGGCCAGGCCCAGCGGCTGCGCTTCGCGCTGGCCGTGGCCGGCGGCCCCGAACTGCTGGTGCTCGACGAGCCGACGGCCGCGCTGGACGTGGAGGCGCGGCGCGCGTTCTGGCGGTCGATGCGCGGCTACGCGGCCCGCGGCAACACCGTGCTGTTCTCCACGCACTACCTGGAGGAGGCGGACGGCAACGCCGACCGCGTCGTCGTGATCGACCAGGGCCGTACCGTCGCGGACGGCACCGGCGAGGCCATCAAGCGCCAAGTGGGCGCGACGCTCGTGTCGTTCGACCTGGCGGGCGGCGGCACCGAGGGACTGCGGGGCCTGCCGGGGGTCCTGGCCGTGGAGGTCCGCGCCGACCGCGCGGTGCTGCGCAGCGCGGACTCCGACGCCACCGTGATGGCGCTGGCGCGAGCGGACCGGGTCCATGGCCTCGCGGTCACGCCGGCCAGCCTGGAGGAGGCCTTCCTCACCCTGACCGCGCACGCGGACGCGGACGAGAAGACGACGCCGTACGAGGAGGCCGTCCGATGA
- a CDS encoding iron-siderophore ABC transporter substrate-binding protein, translating into MSVRRRHTAVVALALAAGLSLAACGGSSGGSADGGGTAAKGKDKQSVAKGGKDFGSAADKTAAMGTDAQPGQWPRTVTHAMGTTVIKARPTRVVVLDVGELDNVVSLGVKPVGYAPSEGSPELPSYLKKDGGQPKSVGTINSLNLEAIAGLHPDLILGSQLRAAPQYAALSKIAPTVFSIRPGFTWKQNYLLNAAALDKTAEAKAKLADYDNRIKALDSALGAHKPVVSMVRYMQDGKTRLYGNASFIGTILKDAGIPRPKIQDIDDLAAEISAENIDKADGDYIFTGVYGDPGTTDKARAQSNPLWKNLRAVKAGHAFDVPDETWYLGLGVTAADQVVADLTHYLAG; encoded by the coding sequence ATGTCTGTTCGGCGCCGCCACACCGCCGTCGTCGCCCTCGCCCTCGCCGCCGGCCTGTCCCTCGCCGCCTGCGGAGGCTCCTCCGGCGGATCGGCGGACGGCGGCGGCACCGCGGCCAAGGGCAAGGACAAGCAGTCCGTCGCCAAGGGCGGCAAGGACTTCGGGTCGGCGGCCGACAAGACCGCCGCGATGGGCACCGACGCCCAGCCCGGCCAGTGGCCGCGCACCGTCACCCACGCCATGGGCACCACCGTGATCAAGGCCCGGCCCACCCGCGTCGTCGTCCTCGACGTCGGCGAGCTCGACAACGTCGTCTCGCTCGGCGTCAAGCCGGTCGGCTACGCGCCCAGCGAGGGTTCGCCCGAGCTGCCCTCGTACCTGAAGAAGGACGGCGGGCAGCCGAAGAGCGTCGGCACCATCAACAGCCTCAACCTGGAGGCCATCGCGGGCCTCCACCCCGACCTCATCCTCGGCAGCCAGCTGCGCGCGGCCCCGCAGTACGCGGCGCTCAGCAAGATCGCGCCGACCGTCTTCTCGATCCGCCCCGGCTTCACGTGGAAGCAGAACTACCTGCTCAACGCGGCCGCCCTGGACAAGACCGCCGAGGCGAAGGCGAAGCTCGCCGACTACGACAACCGCATCAAGGCGCTCGACTCGGCGCTGGGCGCGCACAAGCCCGTCGTGTCGATGGTCCGCTACATGCAGGACGGCAAGACCCGGCTCTACGGCAACGCCTCCTTCATCGGCACGATCCTCAAGGACGCCGGCATCCCGCGGCCCAAGATCCAGGACATCGACGACCTCGCGGCGGAAATCTCGGCCGAGAACATCGACAAGGCCGACGGCGACTACATCTTCACCGGCGTCTACGGCGACCCCGGCACCACGGACAAGGCCCGCGCCCAGTCCAACCCGCTGTGGAAGAACCTCCGCGCGGTCAAGGCCGGCCACGCCTTCGACGTCCCCGACGAGACCTGGTACCTGGGCCTCGGCGTCACCGCCGCCGACCAGGTCGTCGCGGACCTGACCCACTACCTGGCGGGCTGA
- a CDS encoding Nif3-like dinuclear metal center hexameric protein yields the protein MPRLSDVTAALDALWPPALAESWDAVGLVCGDPAAQVSRIVFAVDPVQEVVDEAVAAGADLLVTHHPLYLRGTTTVAPVGPAGFKGRVVHDLIRGGTALYVAHTNADRADPGVSDALAAAVGLRVTGPLVPDPDDPEGRCGLGRIGTLDVPLSLAEFAGQAARGLPGTATGLRIAGDPAAPIRTVAVCGGSGDGLFAQVRAAGVDAYLTADLRHHPASEARQAGSPALLDAAHWATEWPWCPQAAREVDALAERYGWALSTQVSYAVTDPWTAHAPSASSVPSSSPGAPR from the coding sequence GTGCCCCGCCTCTCCGACGTCACCGCCGCCCTCGACGCCCTCTGGCCCCCGGCACTGGCCGAGAGCTGGGACGCCGTCGGACTGGTGTGCGGCGACCCGGCGGCGCAGGTCAGCCGGATCGTCTTCGCCGTCGACCCCGTCCAGGAGGTCGTGGACGAGGCTGTCGCGGCCGGCGCCGACCTGCTGGTCACCCACCACCCGCTGTATCTGCGCGGCACCACGACCGTCGCCCCGGTCGGCCCGGCCGGCTTCAAGGGCCGGGTCGTCCACGACCTGATCCGCGGCGGCACCGCCCTCTACGTCGCGCACACCAACGCCGACCGCGCCGACCCCGGCGTCTCCGACGCGCTCGCCGCCGCCGTGGGCCTGCGGGTCACCGGCCCGCTGGTGCCCGACCCCGACGACCCCGAGGGCCGCTGCGGCCTGGGCAGGATCGGTACGCTCGACGTCCCGCTGAGCCTGGCCGAATTCGCCGGGCAGGCCGCCCGCGGACTGCCCGGCACCGCGACCGGCCTGCGTATCGCCGGCGACCCGGCGGCCCCGATCCGTACCGTCGCCGTGTGCGGCGGCTCCGGCGACGGCCTCTTCGCACAGGTGCGGGCCGCCGGCGTGGACGCGTACCTGACCGCCGACCTGCGCCACCACCCCGCCTCCGAGGCCCGCCAGGCCGGATCGCCCGCGCTGCTCGACGCCGCCCACTGGGCCACCGAGTGGCCGTGGTGCCCGCAGGCCGCCCGCGAGGTCGACGCGCTCGCCGAGCGGTACGGCTGGGCGCTGAGCACCCAGGTCTCGTACGCCGTCACCGACCCGTGGACGGCGCACGCACCCTCCGCTTCTTCCGTCCCTTCCAGCAGCCCAGGAGCCCCCCGCTGA
- a CDS encoding C4-type zinc ribbon domain-containing protein, whose product MNAEPADQIRLLEVQALDARIAQLDHKRRTLPEHTELERLGADLAQLRDLLVAAQTEESDTAREQTKAEQDVDQVRQRAARDQQRLDSGAAGPRDLENLQRELASLAKRQSDLEDVVLDVMERREAAQERAAELTGRVESVQAKTAEAEARKSAALEGIDAEGFTAAKEREILASTVPADLTKLYDKLRSQQGGVGAARLYQKRCEGCRLELNITELNELRAAPANQVVRCENCSRILIRTADSGL is encoded by the coding sequence CTGAACGCCGAGCCCGCCGACCAGATCCGCCTCCTCGAAGTCCAGGCACTCGACGCGCGCATCGCGCAGCTGGACCACAAGCGCAGGACCCTTCCCGAGCACACCGAGCTGGAGCGCCTCGGCGCCGACCTCGCCCAGCTGCGCGACCTGCTGGTCGCCGCGCAGACCGAGGAGAGCGACACCGCGCGCGAGCAGACCAAGGCCGAGCAGGACGTCGACCAGGTGCGCCAGCGCGCCGCGCGCGACCAGCAGCGGCTCGACTCCGGCGCGGCCGGCCCCAGGGACCTGGAGAACCTGCAGCGCGAACTCGCCTCGCTCGCCAAGCGGCAGTCCGACCTGGAGGACGTCGTCCTCGACGTCATGGAGCGCCGCGAGGCCGCCCAGGAGCGGGCCGCCGAGCTGACCGGCCGCGTCGAGTCGGTGCAGGCCAAGACCGCGGAGGCCGAGGCCCGCAAGTCCGCGGCCCTGGAAGGCATCGACGCGGAGGGCTTCACCGCGGCCAAGGAGCGCGAGATCCTCGCCTCCACCGTGCCCGCCGACCTGACCAAGCTCTACGACAAGCTCCGCTCCCAGCAGGGCGGCGTCGGCGCCGCCCGGCTCTACCAGAAGCGCTGCGAGGGCTGCCGCCTCGAACTGAACATCACCGAGCTGAACGAGCTGCGGGCGGCCCCCGCCAACCAGGTCGTGCGCTGCGAGAACTGCAGCCGGATCCTGATCCGCACGGCCGACTCCGGGCTGTAG
- the eda gene encoding bifunctional 4-hydroxy-2-oxoglutarate aldolase/2-dehydro-3-deoxy-phosphogluconate aldolase: MDRVLGLACVIPVVVVEDADDAVPLARALLAGGLGGIEITLRTPAALEAIQVVAHEVPDAVVGAGTVLTPDHATAAAAAGARFLVSPGWTERLLDAMCGTGLPYLPGVSTASEVLDLLERGVTDMKFFPAEAAGGVPFLRSLASPLPRARFCPTGGIDAAKAPRYLALPNVACVGGSWMVPKELLAARDWEGVTALAKEAAALRPGARWR, encoded by the coding sequence ATGGACAGAGTGCTCGGGCTGGCTTGCGTGATACCCGTCGTCGTCGTGGAGGACGCCGACGACGCCGTGCCGCTCGCGCGGGCACTGCTCGCGGGAGGGCTCGGGGGCATCGAGATCACGTTGCGGACGCCGGCCGCGCTGGAGGCGATCCAGGTGGTGGCGCACGAGGTGCCGGACGCGGTCGTGGGGGCCGGGACCGTGCTGACGCCGGATCACGCGACGGCGGCCGCGGCCGCGGGGGCGCGGTTCCTGGTCAGTCCGGGGTGGACGGAGCGGCTGCTCGACGCGATGTGCGGGACGGGGCTGCCGTATCTGCCCGGCGTCTCGACGGCGTCCGAGGTGCTGGACCTGCTCGAACGCGGCGTCACCGACATGAAGTTCTTCCCCGCGGAGGCCGCCGGCGGCGTACCGTTCCTGCGGTCGCTGGCCTCGCCGCTGCCCAGGGCGCGGTTCTGTCCGACCGGCGGGATCGACGCGGCGAAGGCGCCGCGGTATCTGGCGCTGCCGAACGTGGCGTGTGTGGGCGGGAGTTGGATGGTCCCGAAGGAGTTGCTCGCGGCCCGGGACTGGGAGGGCGTGACCGCGCTCGCCAAGGAGGCGGCGGCGCTCAGGCCAGGTGCGCGGTGGCGTTGA
- the yaaA gene encoding peroxide stress protein YaaA, with amino-acid sequence MLVLLPPSEGKATAVRGRPVALDGLSLPGLGAARAAVLDELVDLCAADVDKAADVLGLSPGLRGEVARNAGLRTAPAMPAGRLYTGVLYDALGLATLDAAAKRRASKSLLVFSGLWGAVRLADRIPAYRCSMAVRLPGVGGLAAYWKPHLDRVLPDVAGGGLVLDLRSSVYAGAWRPRGEVAARTATVRVLQVSVVDGVERRSVVSHFNKATKGRLVRALLSSGAGPRTPSALAADLRDLGFTVEADGGRLDVLVRDLH; translated from the coding sequence GTGCTCGTCCTGCTGCCGCCGTCAGAAGGCAAGGCCACCGCCGTACGCGGGCGGCCGGTCGCGCTCGACGGGCTGTCGCTGCCCGGCCTGGGCGCGGCGCGCGCGGCGGTACTCGACGAGCTGGTCGACCTGTGCGCCGCCGACGTGGACAAGGCGGCCGACGTCCTCGGGCTGAGCCCCGGGCTGCGCGGCGAGGTCGCCAGGAACGCCGGCCTGCGCACCGCCCCCGCGATGCCCGCCGGGCGGCTCTACACCGGCGTCCTCTACGACGCGCTCGGCCTCGCCACGCTCGACGCCGCGGCCAAGCGGCGGGCCTCGAAGTCGCTGCTGGTCTTCTCCGGGCTCTGGGGGGCGGTACGGCTCGCGGACCGCATCCCGGCGTACCGCTGCTCGATGGCCGTACGCCTGCCCGGCGTCGGCGGGCTCGCCGCGTACTGGAAGCCGCACCTGGACCGGGTCCTGCCGGACGTGGCGGGCGGCGGCCTCGTGCTCGACCTGCGCTCCTCCGTCTACGCCGGGGCCTGGCGGCCCCGGGGCGAGGTGGCCGCGCGGACGGCGACCGTGCGGGTGCTCCAGGTTTCCGTTGTCGACGGCGTCGAGCGGAGGAGTGTCGTGTCGCACTTCAACAAGGCCACGAAGGGTCGGTTGGTGCGGGCGCTCCTCTCGTCCGGGGCGGGCCCCCGGACCCCTTCGGCGCTGGCCGCCGACCTCAGGGACCTCGGTTTCACCGTGGAGGCGGACGGGGGCCGCCTGGACGTACTGGTGCGGGACCTCCACTAA
- a CDS encoding tetratricopeptide repeat protein: MEPGGTPHLAQPGSPGRATTSAGEAAAGAQTLEDLAALLRDLRRRHARERRDSPLTYRELAGRTGWSQAAIAEYFTGRTLPPTDRFDALVEVLGARPAERGALADARDRLEENQRRARSRPARRPEPPAGDSAPASGTVPAPGPAPAPAGARERPAYSGPRQLPPDTALFTGRDGELASLLALAGNTAARDVPGAVVISAIDGMGGVGKSALAVHAAHRLAERFPDGQLFLDLYGFTQGKAPREPGDALATLLCGLGVPLQRIPADPDARGALYRDRLSGTHTLLVLDNAADEAQVRPLLPATGGCLVLITSRRRLTSLDDALPLPLDVLPAGAAVALLRQAARFDSAPEDEPLWQRAAELCGRLPLALLIAAALLRTGGRAWTLQRLLDRLAARRPGDELAGFTDETRSLAAVFDLSYRELSPRQRLLFRRLGLLPGSEIDAYAAAALLDADVDEADLLVQHLSAHSLLLGASPGRYHVHDLIRAHARTLAADDPREQREAARGRLLDYYQHTAQRAGVLIDRVPRPGPTGTAPPGHAPALADEQSARAWLRAERANLEAAFEYAHRRGTGARTVALAAGLAQIMVADGPWSRALDMHEKAAGHPGDGRGRARALTDLGRTRRLTGDAPGATDALNRAVRLYRDIGECLGQAGALAELARVQHLTGDFAGADDALTLALGLYRDLGNRHGQATALAELGRVRYLTGEFTHAGDAFTQALRLYRDLGNSQGQATALSESGRVHSFLGRLPEAAAALAQALDLYRDLGNRQGEATSLTDLGVVRRLAGDHPAAADALTTALKLYGDLGHRHGQALALAELGVVRRLAGDHPGAAEALTTAVRLYQDLGHPGDEAWALNHYAALLLATGERARALALYRRALAVHRELGKTDDEAVSLEGIGEWHLASGDPAGGTPHLRQALDIYRRLSMRLDADRVHARLRGLAAPRAD, from the coding sequence ATGGAACCCGGTGGGACGCCCCACTTAGCCCAGCCCGGTTCGCCGGGCCGCGCCACCACGTCGGCGGGCGAGGCGGCGGCCGGGGCCCAGACGCTGGAGGATCTGGCCGCGCTGTTACGGGACCTGCGACGCCGGCACGCGCGCGAGCGGCGCGACAGCCCGCTGACCTACCGGGAGTTGGCGGGCAGGACCGGATGGTCCCAGGCCGCGATCGCGGAGTACTTCACCGGCCGCACCCTGCCGCCCACCGACCGGTTCGACGCCCTCGTCGAGGTGCTCGGCGCGCGTCCGGCCGAGCGCGGCGCGCTGGCGGACGCCCGCGACCGGCTCGAGGAGAACCAGCGCAGGGCCAGATCCCGCCCGGCCCGCCGCCCCGAACCGCCCGCCGGCGACTCCGCTCCCGCCTCCGGCACCGTTCCCGCCCCCGGCCCCGCCCCCGCCCCGGCGGGCGCGCGGGAGCGCCCCGCATATTCGGGACCGCGCCAACTGCCCCCCGACACGGCCCTGTTCACCGGCCGGGACGGAGAACTCGCGAGCCTGCTCGCACTCGCAGGGAACACCGCGGCCCGGGACGTGCCGGGCGCCGTGGTGATCTCCGCGATCGACGGCATGGGCGGCGTGGGTAAGAGCGCGCTGGCCGTCCACGCCGCCCACCGGCTGGCCGAGCGCTTCCCGGACGGACAGCTCTTCCTCGACCTGTACGGCTTCACCCAGGGCAAGGCTCCGCGCGAACCGGGTGACGCGCTGGCCACCCTGCTCTGCGGACTCGGCGTCCCGCTCCAGCGGATCCCCGCGGACCCCGACGCCCGGGGGGCGCTCTACCGCGACCGTCTCTCGGGCACCCACACGCTGCTGGTGCTGGACAACGCCGCCGACGAGGCGCAGGTACGGCCGCTGCTGCCCGCCACCGGCGGGTGCCTGGTACTGATCACCAGCCGCCGGCGCCTGACGTCGCTCGACGACGCCCTGCCGTTGCCGCTGGACGTGCTCCCGGCCGGCGCGGCGGTGGCCCTGCTGCGCCAGGCCGCCCGGTTCGACTCGGCTCCCGAGGACGAGCCCCTGTGGCAGCGGGCCGCCGAGCTGTGCGGCCGCCTGCCCCTGGCCCTGCTGATCGCCGCCGCCCTGCTGCGCACCGGCGGGCGGGCCTGGACGCTGCAACGGTTGCTCGACCGGCTCGCCGCCCGCAGGCCCGGGGACGAGCTGGCCGGCTTCACGGACGAGACCCGCAGCCTCGCCGCGGTGTTCGACCTGTCCTACCGGGAGCTGTCCCCGCGCCAGCGGCTGCTCTTCCGCCGCCTGGGCCTGCTGCCGGGCTCGGAGATCGACGCCTACGCGGCCGCCGCCCTGCTGGACGCCGACGTGGACGAGGCAGACCTGCTGGTGCAGCACCTGTCCGCGCACAGCCTGCTGCTCGGGGCGTCCCCGGGCCGCTACCACGTCCACGACCTGATCCGGGCGCACGCGCGGACGCTGGCGGCAGACGACCCGCGGGAGCAGAGGGAAGCCGCCCGGGGCCGGCTGCTCGACTACTACCAGCACACCGCGCAGCGCGCGGGCGTCCTCATCGACCGCGTCCCCCGGCCGGGGCCCACCGGCACCGCGCCGCCCGGCCACGCACCCGCCCTTGCGGACGAGCAGAGCGCGCGGGCCTGGCTGCGCGCCGAACGCGCCAACCTGGAGGCCGCCTTCGAGTACGCGCACCGCCGCGGCACCGGTGCGCGCACCGTGGCGCTGGCCGCGGGCCTGGCCCAGATCATGGTGGCGGACGGGCCGTGGAGCCGCGCGCTCGACATGCACGAGAAGGCCGCCGGCCATCCCGGCGACGGCCGCGGCAGGGCGCGGGCCCTGACCGATCTCGGCCGGACGCGGCGCCTGACCGGCGACGCCCCCGGCGCGACCGACGCCCTGAACCGTGCCGTGCGGCTCTACCGCGACATCGGCGAGTGCCTGGGCCAAGCGGGCGCACTGGCCGAACTCGCGCGCGTACAGCACCTGACCGGCGACTTCGCCGGAGCCGACGACGCGCTCACGCTCGCCCTCGGCCTCTACCGCGACCTCGGCAACCGGCACGGCCAGGCCACCGCGCTGGCCGAGCTGGGGCGGGTGCGCTACCTGACCGGGGAGTTCACCCACGCCGGCGACGCGTTCACGCAGGCCCTGCGGCTCTACCGCGACCTCGGCAACAGCCAGGGCCAGGCCACCGCCCTGTCCGAGTCGGGGCGCGTGCACTCCTTCCTCGGCCGCCTTCCCGAGGCCGCCGCCGCCCTCGCGCAGGCCCTGGACCTCTACCGCGACCTCGGCAACCGCCAGGGCGAGGCGACCTCGCTGACCGACCTGGGGGTGGTACGCCGCCTGGCCGGGGACCATCCGGCCGCCGCCGACGCCCTCACCACGGCCCTGAAGCTCTACGGGGACCTGGGCCACCGCCACGGCCAGGCCCTCGCCCTGGCCGAACTGGGGGTGGTGCGGCGGCTGGCCGGGGACCACCCCGGCGCCGCCGAGGCCCTCACCACGGCCGTACGGCTGTACCAGGACCTCGGCCACCCCGGCGACGAGGCCTGGGCGCTCAACCACTACGCCGCGCTGCTCCTCGCCACCGGCGAACGCGCCCGCGCGCTCGCCCTCTACCGCCGGGCCCTGGCCGTGCACCGCGAGCTGGGCAAGACCGACGACGAGGCCGTCTCCCTCGAAGGCATCGGCGAGTGGCACCTCGCCTCCGGCGACCCCGCCGGCGGCACCCCGCATCTGCGCCAGGCGCTGGATATCTACCGGCGGCTCAGCATGCGGCTGGACGCCGACCGCGTCCACGCCCGCCTGCGCGGCCTCGCGGCCCCGCGCGCGGACTGA
- a CDS encoding RICIN domain-containing protein: MRIEPRRRRGLARFGVVLAVASALALTVTGSPANAAAGGQKATRNAPATDPIGNPTIRFTNVNSGLCLAYDPKSRGAARQEGCDDDNTVFWEAASNGNGQYELIDLHNNQCLSIAGGSTADSATVFVYNCANTPDQLFTLVPEFSSYPGAYELVNVNSGKCVAVGGARTNKGAWVIQWTCAASGEFMWRPY; this comes from the coding sequence GTGCGCATCGAACCCCGACGTCGACGCGGCCTGGCCCGCTTCGGCGTGGTCCTGGCCGTCGCCTCGGCCCTGGCCCTCACCGTGACCGGGTCGCCGGCGAACGCCGCCGCAGGCGGGCAGAAGGCCACCCGGAACGCCCCGGCGACCGACCCCATCGGCAACCCGACCATCCGGTTCACCAACGTCAACAGCGGTCTGTGCCTGGCCTACGACCCGAAATCGCGCGGCGCGGCCCGCCAGGAGGGCTGCGACGACGACAACACCGTTTTCTGGGAGGCCGCGAGCAACGGCAACGGGCAGTACGAGCTGATCGATCTGCACAACAACCAGTGCCTGTCCATCGCGGGCGGGTCCACCGCGGACAGCGCCACCGTCTTCGTCTACAACTGCGCCAACACCCCGGATCAACTCTTCACCCTGGTACCGGAGTTCTCCAGCTACCCGGGCGCGTACGAGCTCGTGAACGTCAACAGCGGCAAGTGCGTGGCCGTCGGCGGCGCCCGCACGAACAAAGGCGCCTGGGTCATCCAGTGGACCTGCGCGGCGAGCGGCGAGTTCATGTGGCGCCCCTACTGA
- a CDS encoding peptidoglycan-binding protein — protein MSSGPRTTRAVTRPQQEAGVAPDGVVGPQTWQAPRR, from the coding sequence GTGTCATCGGGCCCCAGGACCACACGGGCCGTCACGCGCCCGCAGCAGGAGGCCGGCGTGGCGCCCGACGGCGTCGTGGGCCCACAGACCTGGCAGGCACCGCGGAGATGA